Proteins from a single region of Aureibacter tunicatorum:
- a CDS encoding CUB domain-containing protein: MKKLYTLLLGTVMAFDSMAQTQEPCSMQGKIPSEIQESTSTLARRQAKDQYVIPMVFHVIHAGGVENVSDEQIHESIKQLNEDFAGEDINIDQVIPEFQDIIGRSDIRFVLANKDPQGNFTAGINRYFHPTFSANGDDGGTLERQYKQAYGWPREKYLNVFVLKSSGPNSGSAFAEYPSDEARYVWDDGVVTSHWALGRTGTAKDTHYKIMTHEVGHFLNLIHAWGEGGYQVASSCNGDDLVADTPNTIGNSGCNPNNVSCGSLDNTQNYMDYGYCTVMFTQGQVDRMMDALTSSVGGRNNLHADNNLVQTGITDYEVQAQISSEVHTIPVGHSIDFIDRSTSENSSIESWEWKFEGGEPASFSGKTPPAISYTHPGSYDVTLTVTDQAGNINTQVREAYVTVEQDIVMQNGTLRACDTKFFDSGRNSNYTNREDFTLTLLPEVDGNILEVAFNSFRLDNNCGNDYLEIYDGPNTSSTKLGTYCGTNSPGTVTSSHSSGALTFVFHSNVSNMYAGWDADVSCKASNGMQADFTLENENINLLIDPSITIVESSENGSSVINSWEWKFEGANIDSYSGQNPPELTYNAPGIYAVKLTISDGNESISKTTYVTVNKELKIANGTVDFCDGVFVDNGGSQGAYGNNENFVMTLNPGGADKYLEVDFAVFDVESDPESNSCQYDFLKIYDGPDASSPEIGLFCNDEGSTPPSTIKSSHASGALTFEFKSDGNTFLNGWVANVNCVSNQSDLNLDVQDMIVGSCALSPEVRPLVSGGTEPYTYEWIDLSSENTIATSATMNLDAGSYKLIVTDADNSIVEQEFTISREETVEITSLTDMTIKEYETNTTAFSVNVSGVSPLVYRWEPTVGLDDASILNPVPNPAQTTEYTLTVTDVYGCQVTQSVTVIVEDDNVLSSDDLRNEISVFPNPTEGKLQIVSNGLDLQLVEVYSLEGKLQSKYSLEGITEIDLSLLTSGVYQVKVIASGQVSVHKIILK; the protein is encoded by the coding sequence ATGAAGAAATTATACACTTTGTTACTAGGAACGGTCATGGCATTTGACTCCATGGCTCAAACACAGGAACCTTGTTCAATGCAAGGTAAAATACCTTCAGAAATACAAGAGAGTACTAGTACTCTAGCTAGACGTCAAGCCAAGGATCAGTATGTGATACCAATGGTCTTTCATGTTATTCATGCTGGAGGAGTTGAAAATGTCAGTGATGAGCAAATTCACGAATCTATCAAGCAATTGAATGAGGACTTTGCTGGCGAGGACATTAATATTGATCAAGTTATCCCGGAATTTCAGGATATTATTGGAAGATCGGATATACGTTTTGTTTTGGCGAATAAAGACCCGCAAGGAAATTTTACGGCTGGAATAAATAGATATTTCCATCCTACTTTTTCAGCAAATGGGGATGATGGAGGAACACTGGAAAGGCAATATAAGCAAGCCTATGGTTGGCCAAGAGAAAAATACTTGAATGTATTTGTATTAAAAAGTTCTGGCCCGAATTCAGGTTCAGCTTTTGCAGAATATCCATCTGATGAGGCAAGGTATGTATGGGATGATGGTGTTGTTACTTCTCACTGGGCGCTTGGCCGAACAGGCACAGCTAAAGATACTCATTACAAAATCATGACACATGAAGTGGGCCATTTCCTAAACTTGATTCATGCTTGGGGAGAAGGAGGGTATCAAGTTGCAAGCTCATGTAATGGAGACGATTTGGTAGCGGATACGCCTAATACAATTGGAAATTCAGGTTGCAATCCTAATAATGTTAGCTGTGGCTCATTAGACAATACTCAAAACTATATGGATTATGGGTATTGCACAGTAATGTTCACTCAAGGACAAGTGGATCGTATGATGGATGCCTTGACTTCAAGCGTGGGAGGCAGAAACAATCTGCATGCAGATAATAACCTTGTGCAGACAGGTATAACAGACTATGAAGTGCAAGCTCAGATTAGCTCTGAAGTGCATACAATTCCTGTGGGACATTCTATAGATTTTATTGATAGATCAACTTCTGAGAACAGTTCTATAGAGTCATGGGAGTGGAAATTTGAAGGAGGAGAACCTGCTTCATTTTCAGGTAAAACACCTCCTGCAATTAGTTATACCCACCCAGGGTCATATGATGTCACTTTGACAGTAACGGATCAAGCAGGAAATATAAACACTCAAGTGAGAGAAGCTTATGTGACTGTTGAGCAAGATATTGTTATGCAGAATGGTACTCTAAGAGCTTGCGATACTAAGTTCTTTGATTCAGGTAGAAATAGCAATTATACAAATAGAGAAGATTTCACGCTGACTCTTTTACCAGAAGTTGATGGAAATATTTTGGAAGTCGCGTTTAATTCATTTAGGCTAGATAATAATTGCGGAAATGATTATTTGGAAATATATGATGGTCCAAATACTTCGTCTACAAAACTAGGAACTTATTGTGGAACAAACTCGCCAGGTACAGTAACTTCATCACATAGTTCTGGTGCGTTGACATTTGTTTTTCATTCCAATGTTAGCAATATGTATGCTGGATGGGATGCTGATGTTTCTTGCAAAGCTTCAAATGGTATGCAAGCCGATTTTACATTAGAAAATGAAAATATAAACCTATTGATAGATCCAAGTATAACAATTGTAGAATCGTCAGAAAACGGGTCTTCAGTCATAAACTCTTGGGAATGGAAATTTGAAGGAGCGAATATTGATTCATATTCAGGCCAGAATCCTCCAGAGTTGACTTATAATGCTCCAGGTATTTATGCTGTTAAGCTGACAATTTCAGATGGAAATGAATCAATCAGCAAGACGACTTATGTGACAGTAAACAAAGAACTAAAAATTGCTAATGGAACAGTTGACTTTTGCGATGGTGTGTTTGTGGATAATGGAGGCAGTCAGGGTGCGTACGGAAATAATGAGAATTTTGTAATGACCCTTAATCCTGGTGGAGCTGATAAATACTTGGAAGTTGACTTTGCTGTATTTGATGTCGAATCAGACCCTGAATCCAACAGCTGTCAGTATGACTTTTTGAAAATATATGATGGACCAGACGCATCGTCACCAGAGATCGGCTTATTCTGTAATGATGAAGGATCTACGCCTCCAAGTACAATTAAATCAAGCCATGCATCAGGAGCTTTAACATTTGAGTTTAAATCAGATGGGAATACCTTCTTGAATGGCTGGGTAGCTAATGTGAATTGCGTTTCGAATCAATCGGATTTGAATTTAGATGTGCAGGATATGATTGTTGGTTCTTGTGCTTTAAGTCCAGAAGTTAGACCTCTTGTATCGGGAGGAACAGAACCATATACTTATGAATGGATAGATCTATCAAGCGAGAATACTATTGCGACATCAGCTACTATGAATTTGGACGCTGGTTCATATAAGCTAATAGTTACGGATGCTGATAATAGCATAGTTGAACAAGAGTTTACTATTTCAAGAGAGGAAACAGTAGAAATCACTTCTTTGACTGATATGACGATTAAAGAATACGAAACAAACACTACAGCATTTTCAGTAAATGTATCAGGTGTAAGTCCTCTTGTATATAGATGGGAACCTACTGTAGGTTTGGATGATGCATCAATTTTAAATCCAGTTCCAAACCCTGCTCAAACAACCGAATATACTCTTACTGTAACGGATGTTTATGGATGTCAGGTGACACAAAGCGTGACAGTGATTGTAGAGGACGACAATGTATTGTCAAGTGATGATTTAAGAAATGAAATAAGTGTATTTCCTAATCCGACAGAAGGGAAATTGCAAATAGTTTCCAATGGTTTGGATTTGCAGTTAGTTGAAGTTTATAGTTTGGAAGGAAAGCTTCAATCTAAATATTCTTTGGAAGGAATTACGGAAATAGATTTGTCTTTACTTACTTCAGGAGTGTACCAGGTAAAAGTAATAGCTTCAGGTCAAGTAAGCGTGCATAAAATTATTCTGAAATAA
- a CDS encoding TRL domain-containing protein: MKSFLTTLFCAVLLSSCTMTLPVATSGKVTGSKVGTSKATVILGFFFNQDASIAKAAKAGNIEEIATVDQKITNVLGLIYTKYETIVTGE; this comes from the coding sequence ATGAAAAGTTTTTTGACTACTCTATTCTGTGCGGTATTGCTATCTAGCTGCACGATGACTTTGCCAGTTGCAACTTCAGGAAAAGTAACAGGGTCAAAGGTAGGTACATCTAAAGCTACAGTTATTTTAGGGTTCTTCTTCAACCAAGATGCTAGCATTGCTAAAGCTGCTAAAGCTGGTAACATTGAAGAAATCGCTACTGTTGATCAGAAGATCACGAATGTATTAGGTCTTATTTATACTAAGTACGAGACTATCGTAACAGGAGAATAA
- the lipA gene encoding lipoyl synthase, which produces MIELPVISEETAKRPKKPSWLKVKLPVGKTYANVREIVDKNKLHTICESGNCPNMGECWGAGTATFMILGNVCTRSCTFCAVATGRPPEYDEKEPQRVADAIKLMNVKHAVITSVNRDELRDRGAEIWYQTVRKVKEVSPTTTIETLIPDVKGNWDALYRMIEAGQEVVSHNMETVERLYRPVRPQAKYARSLEQIKRTKDFGKRTKTGIMLGLGETKDEVYKAMDDLVENGLDVLTLGQYLQPTKKHIEVAEFIHPDLFAHYKEEGERRGIKYVESGPLVRSSYHAEKHVNV; this is translated from the coding sequence ATGATAGAGTTGCCTGTTATCTCGGAAGAGACTGCCAAAAGACCTAAAAAGCCAAGTTGGCTTAAGGTAAAGCTTCCTGTGGGAAAGACATATGCCAATGTTAGAGAAATCGTAGACAAGAATAAATTGCATACCATATGTGAAAGTGGCAATTGCCCTAATATGGGCGAATGCTGGGGAGCCGGCACAGCGACTTTCATGATTTTAGGAAATGTTTGTACAAGAAGTTGCACATTTTGCGCTGTTGCTACAGGGAGGCCTCCTGAGTATGATGAAAAAGAGCCTCAAAGAGTTGCTGATGCTATCAAATTAATGAATGTGAAGCATGCGGTAATTACTTCTGTGAACAGAGACGAGCTTAGAGATCGCGGAGCTGAAATTTGGTATCAGACAGTGAGAAAGGTGAAGGAAGTTTCTCCAACTACAACTATTGAAACATTGATTCCTGACGTTAAAGGTAATTGGGATGCTTTGTATCGAATGATTGAAGCAGGTCAAGAGGTCGTTTCTCATAACATGGAAACAGTAGAGAGACTTTATAGACCAGTAAGGCCTCAAGCAAAGTATGCTAGAAGTTTGGAGCAAATCAAGAGAACAAAAGACTTTGGAAAAAGAACGAAGACAGGCATAATGCTTGGGCTTGGAGAAACGAAAGACGAAGTTTACAAAGCGATGGATGATTTGGTTGAAAATGGATTGGATGTGCTGACTTTAGGTCAATATCTTCAACCAACTAAAAAACATATCGAGGTTGCCGAGTTTATTCACCCGGATTTGTTCGCCCATTACAAAGAAGAGGGAGAAAGAAGAGGTATCAAATACGTTGAGTCTGGTCCATTAGTGAGATCTTCGTATCATGCGGAAAAGCATGTGAATGTGTAA
- the prmC gene encoding peptide chain release factor N(5)-glutamine methyltransferase — MKSKELQNLIIDSLQGVYDEYETAGIAWMIMEDVFQVTKNELVLDSEVSTFQMPVLNLILRRLKNNEPIQYIIGKAHFYGRDFEVNPSVLIPRGETEELVHLILNDQKGKQGLDVLDIGSGSGCIPITLALEMESANVQSVDISKQALEVAIRNAESLKAEVKFSQLDILNEIPRVEKLDIIVSNPPYVRQLEKLKMHKNVLDYEPELALFVEDNDPLIFYRRIAELGKSLLKKEGALYFEINEYLGEEMKHMVENLGYRKVKVIQDIHGKDRILNATI, encoded by the coding sequence ATGAAAAGTAAAGAGCTTCAAAATTTGATCATTGATTCATTGCAAGGCGTTTATGATGAATATGAGACAGCGGGGATTGCATGGATGATAATGGAGGATGTATTTCAAGTAACTAAAAATGAATTGGTCCTTGATAGTGAAGTCTCGACTTTTCAGATGCCTGTTTTGAATTTGATATTGAGGAGGTTGAAAAATAATGAACCCATACAGTATATAATTGGCAAGGCTCATTTTTACGGAAGAGACTTTGAAGTCAATCCTTCTGTGCTCATTCCTAGAGGAGAGACTGAAGAGTTGGTTCATTTGATATTGAATGATCAAAAAGGGAAGCAAGGGCTTGATGTTTTGGATATTGGCTCTGGCTCGGGCTGTATTCCTATTACATTGGCATTGGAAATGGAGTCCGCAAATGTTCAAAGCGTTGATATTAGCAAGCAGGCTTTGGAAGTTGCGATAAGAAATGCCGAGTCGTTAAAGGCGGAAGTTAAGTTTAGCCAATTGGATATTTTGAATGAAATACCGAGAGTGGAAAAATTGGATATAATTGTTAGCAACCCCCCTTATGTTCGTCAACTGGAGAAGTTAAAAATGCATAAAAATGTGCTCGATTATGAGCCGGAGTTGGCTTTATTTGTTGAGGATAATGATCCGTTGATTTTTTACAGAAGAATAGCTGAATTGGGGAAATCGCTATTGAAGAAAGAAGGAGCCTTATATTTTGAGATAAACGAGTACCTTGGCGAGGAAATGAAGCACATGGTTGAAAATCTTGGGTATCGAAAAGTAAAAGTGATTCAAGATATTCATGGAAAAGACCGCATATTGAATGCGACTATATAA
- a CDS encoding pitrilysin family protein: protein MAMTHFEKKTLKNGLQVIIHQDTSTPLVAFNLIYHVGSKDENPHKTGMAHLFEHLMFTGSQNIEKYDEQIQRVGGENNAFTSPDITNYYITLPSANVETAFWLESDRMKSLSFNNEGFITQQRVVIEEFKQRYLNQPYGDLWLHMRPLCYQNHSYQWPTIGKNIEQIENITLKDLQEFSSKYYTPNNAVLSLAGDIDPEKGFELAEKWFGSIPSGEKIERNIPVEKPQTAPRTLTLHRDVPHDVVFKAFHMPGKNDPEYQAIDLLSDILGRGRSSRLFQQLVAEKKIFSSINSYVTGSFDPGLLVISGKLHSGKSPEEAVEVIDQIIEKLKTETIDDYELQKVKNQAEASLVFSEMEILNIAMFLGYATILGDTNLVNEEIEQIRKVTPEDIKKISNKILREENSSTMLYLSDKQG, encoded by the coding sequence ATGGCTATGACGCATTTTGAGAAAAAAACGCTAAAAAATGGTCTTCAGGTAATTATCCATCAAGATACGTCCACTCCTTTAGTGGCCTTTAATCTTATTTACCATGTAGGATCCAAAGACGAAAACCCGCATAAAACAGGTATGGCTCACCTTTTTGAGCATTTGATGTTTACGGGATCGCAAAATATCGAAAAGTACGATGAGCAAATCCAAAGGGTTGGAGGAGAGAACAATGCTTTCACAAGTCCAGACATCACGAATTATTACATCACTTTGCCTTCCGCTAATGTTGAAACGGCGTTTTGGCTAGAGTCGGATCGAATGAAATCCTTGAGCTTCAATAATGAAGGCTTTATTACTCAACAAAGAGTCGTTATAGAAGAATTCAAGCAGAGGTATCTCAACCAGCCTTATGGTGATCTTTGGCTTCATATGCGTCCACTATGCTATCAAAACCATTCCTATCAATGGCCTACTATTGGCAAGAACATAGAACAAATTGAAAATATAACACTTAAGGATCTTCAAGAATTCTCAAGTAAATACTATACTCCAAACAATGCTGTTTTAAGCCTTGCTGGAGACATCGATCCAGAAAAAGGCTTTGAGCTTGCGGAGAAATGGTTTGGGTCTATTCCTTCGGGTGAAAAAATAGAAAGAAACATTCCTGTCGAGAAACCTCAAACAGCTCCAAGAACTTTAACATTGCATAGAGATGTACCGCATGATGTTGTATTCAAGGCATTTCATATGCCAGGAAAAAATGACCCTGAGTATCAAGCCATAGACCTTCTAAGCGATATATTAGGAAGAGGAAGGTCATCTCGACTATTTCAACAACTTGTGGCCGAAAAGAAAATTTTCAGCAGTATCAACTCTTATGTGACCGGTTCATTCGATCCGGGCTTATTGGTGATATCGGGAAAACTACATAGCGGAAAGAGTCCCGAAGAAGCGGTTGAAGTCATTGATCAAATCATTGAAAAGTTGAAAACTGAAACCATCGATGATTACGAGCTTCAAAAAGTTAAGAATCAAGCAGAAGCAAGTTTAGTATTCTCTGAAATGGAAATACTCAATATCGCTATGTTCTTAGGATATGCGACAATACTTGGAGACACAAATCTTGTCAATGAAGAAATTGAGCAAATACGAAAAGTAACTCCGGAAGACATTAAAAAAATATCGAATAAGATTCTCAGGGAAGAAAATTCTTCGACAATGCTTTATTTGAGCGATAAGCAAGGTTAA
- the ytxJ gene encoding bacillithiol system redox-active protein YtxJ yields the protein MNWNELETSEQLKVALELSEKQPVMLFKHSTRCPISSMALKRMESGWDEAKAGDLQPYFLNLIMHREVSNEIEHRLGVRHESPQVLLIKSKKCVYNASHDAISFGKVIENI from the coding sequence ATGAATTGGAATGAATTGGAAACTTCAGAACAACTTAAAGTAGCCTTAGAGTTGTCAGAGAAACAACCAGTGATGTTGTTCAAACATAGTACACGATGCCCTATTAGTTCTATGGCTCTAAAAAGAATGGAATCAGGTTGGGATGAGGCAAAGGCAGGAGATTTGCAACCTTACTTTCTTAATTTGATTATGCATCGAGAAGTGAGCAATGAGATAGAGCATAGGTTAGGCGTCAGACACGAATCTCCACAAGTTTTGTTGATCAAGAGTAAGAAGTGCGTTTACAATGCTTCTCATGATGCAATAAGCTTTGGCAAAGTGATTGAAAATATTTGA